In one Hippocampus zosterae strain Florida chromosome 10, ASM2543408v3, whole genome shotgun sequence genomic region, the following are encoded:
- the LOC127608975 gene encoding claudin-8-like: protein MASYTAYSGYTKPAVSYAASYYDDKRPYSAPYTGPYAGPYTAPYTDYTDNKDSLYEEKKKIEKRKRKYAYCCEVVALVVGFIGLIGVAATTGLPMWRVTAFIEENIIVMETRWEGLWMNCYRQANIRMQCKVYDSLLFLPPDLQAARGLMCASVAVTCFALIVSAVGMKCTKVVDYRARTKHIVLVVGGALFLLACVTTLIPVSWTGHRIIQEFYNPLLIDAQRRELGEALYIGWVTSALLFAAGVILLSRHAPRTQDPDQRVIYNPASYVYGSAYGPQSNYQPAYAYQPTYSAPPPGSLAYTPVQ from the coding sequence ATGGCCTCCTACACGGCCTACAGCGGCTACACCAAGCCGGCGGTGTCCTACGCCGCCTCGTACTACGACGACAAGCGTCCCTACTCGGCGCCCTACACCGGGCCTTACGCGGGGCCCTACACGGCGCCCTACACCGACTACACCGACAACAAGGACTCGCTGtatgaggagaagaagaaaatcgAGAAGAGGAAGCGCAAGTACGCCTACTGCTGCGAGGTGGTGGCCCTGGTGGTGGGCTTCATCGGACTGATCGGCGTGGCGGCGACGACGGGCCTGCCCATGTGGAGGGTGACGGCCTTCATCGAGGAGAACATCATCGTGATGGAGACGCGCTGGGAGGGCCTGTGGATGAACTGCTACCGGCAGGCCAACATCCGCATGCAGTGCAAGGTCTACGACTCGCTGCTCTTCCTGCCGCCAGACCTGCAGGCGGCCCGCGGCCTGATGTGCGCCTCGGTGGCCGTCACCTGCTTCGCCCTGATCGTCTCGGCCGTGGGCATGAAGTGCACCAAGGTGGTGGACTACCGCGCTCGCACCAAGCACATCGTCCTGGTGGTCGGCGGCGCCCTCTTCCTGCTGGCCTGCGTCACCACGCTCATCCCCGTGTCCTGGACGGGCCACAGGATCATCCAGGAATTCTACAACCCGCTACTGATCGACGCCCAGCGGCGGGAACTGGGCGAGGCGCTCTACATCGGATGGGTGACGTCGGCGTTGCTGTTCGCCGCCGGGGTCATCCTGCTGAGTCGCCACGCCCCGCGCACCCAGGACCCCGACCAGAGGGTCATATACAACCCCGCCTCGTACGTCTACGGATCCGCGTACGGGCCCCAGAGCAACTACCAGCCCGCGTACGCCTACCAGCCCACCTACTCCGCACCCCCGCCGGGGTCTCTGGCCTACACTCCGGTGCAGTAG